A stretch of the Bradyrhizobium sp. CCBAU 53351 genome encodes the following:
- a CDS encoding DUF3551 domain-containing protein, whose protein sequence is MHRLALVSLSALVLSCAAGTTPAHAARYCLQGDQWGYPGNCSFNTYEQCRVTASGTRASCGINPKYAHRKKVSH, encoded by the coding sequence ATGCATCGTCTTGCCCTGGTCAGTCTGTCCGCCCTTGTCCTGTCGTGCGCCGCGGGGACCACCCCGGCCCATGCGGCGCGCTATTGCCTACAGGGGGATCAATGGGGCTATCCGGGAAATTGCAGCTTCAATACTTATGAGCAGTGCCGGGTCACGGCGTCCGGCACGCGTGCCTCTTGCGGCATCAATCCGAAATACGCGCACAGAAAGAAGGTTTCGCATTGA
- a CDS encoding DUF1330 domain-containing protein, which yields MAVNMLNVEGLEQLDPQASVVMLNLMRFHARSRDGDGSGWDAYLRYSAVTVPMIKARGGTLLWTGEAKAVALGPHAGHDWDFVALVYYPSVAAFLDMMTSQAYEREADPHRVNGCAEHVIIATREAYSKFSAG from the coding sequence TTGGCGGTTAATATGTTGAACGTCGAGGGCCTGGAGCAGCTCGATCCGCAGGCGTCGGTGGTGATGCTGAACCTGATGCGTTTCCACGCGCGCTCGCGCGACGGTGACGGGTCCGGCTGGGACGCCTATTTGCGCTACAGCGCCGTCACGGTGCCGATGATCAAGGCCCGCGGCGGCACCTTGCTCTGGACCGGCGAGGCCAAGGCTGTCGCGCTCGGACCGCACGCGGGCCATGACTGGGATTTCGTCGCGCTGGTCTATTACCCGTCCGTTGCGGCCTTCCTCGACATGATGACGTCGCAAGCCTACGAGCGTGAAGCCGATCCGCATCGCGTCAACGGCTGCGCCGAGCACGTCATCATCGCGACGCGCGAGGCCTACAGCAAGTTCAGCGCCGGCTGA